In a genomic window of Bacteroidetes bacterium SB0662_bin_6:
- a CDS encoding FAD-binding protein, translated as MEGTRMNDALQEFRHALAPRIAGELLFDEMSRALYATDASIYRMQPHAVLVPQTMDDVQAAIEEAARFAMPILPRGGGSSLAGQTVAEALVIDFTKHLDHILEIDEEARLVRVQPGLVLDRLNTALLPAGLMVGPDPASSNRATLGGMVGNNATGTHSILYGNIVDHVQALDVFLDDGASARFQETGAERWNQHIRSKGREGAIYQGLDRLLQAGAETIRRDTPRHWRRNSGYRLEHLLDKAARNPARLLCGSEGTLAITKEIVLQVVERPKRSALGVVHFNSLREALESVTTILETDPSAVELFDGIAIEQTRRAPGFAPRLTFIEGNPEAVLITEYFGDSEQQLTARLNDLKRVLARSKAGYAVVPARTPEEIANVWAVRKEGLGLIMGVEGEHKPIAFIEDASVPVEHLAEYVAALMLLLKDTRTVLYAHASAGTLHIRPFINTKDAEDVAKMHDIAQGSMELVRRFGGTVSSEHGDGLARSEFLEPLLGSELYRVYEETKNLFDPRGLLNPGKIVGAPPMTENLRMGPEYETLPIMEQLDFSDQGGFARSIELCNGSGACRKLDTGTMCPPFMVTRNEEDNTRGRANALREALSGGLPREALTGKRMYEVMDLCIQCKGCKTECPSNVDMARIKSEWLGMYWQKHAPSLRTRLLAHMPLMARRMNGSAARLVNGLNRQRGIRRLLERTMGLSPHRTLPSFAAEPFTKRFAKQETKNAPADGPLVLLFVDTFNNWNHPETAQAAAEFLRRAGFAVRVASETLCCGRPLFTKGFLKEARKQVRQAVDALYPWAEQGIPVVGLEPSCILTFRDEARALLPGDARVDTLAGQVFTFEEFVIGKADSFTGAVQWTDETRDVLLHEHCHQKALAGTAATTACLGLPPNYKVHTVDSGCCGMAGAFGYEAEHYDLSIAMAERRLAPAVRKTPEDTLIAAAGTSCRTQIFDTTGRKTFHPAEILLDALR; from the coding sequence ATGGAGGGGACACGCATGAACGATGCGTTGCAGGAATTTCGGCACGCACTCGCTCCCCGTATCGCCGGCGAGCTGCTTTTCGACGAGATGTCGCGCGCACTGTATGCGACCGACGCCAGCATATATCGCATGCAGCCGCATGCCGTGCTGGTTCCGCAAACGATGGACGATGTCCAGGCGGCGATCGAGGAAGCCGCCCGTTTCGCCATGCCGATCCTGCCGCGCGGCGGGGGATCGTCGCTGGCCGGACAGACCGTGGCGGAAGCGCTGGTCATCGACTTTACGAAGCATCTCGACCACATCCTTGAGATAGATGAAGAAGCGCGTCTGGTGCGCGTACAACCCGGCCTGGTGTTGGACCGGCTCAACACGGCCCTGCTGCCTGCCGGGCTGATGGTGGGACCGGACCCCGCCAGCAGCAACCGGGCGACGCTGGGGGGCATGGTCGGCAACAATGCGACAGGCACCCATTCCATTCTGTACGGGAATATCGTCGATCATGTGCAGGCACTGGATGTGTTTCTCGACGACGGCGCCTCCGCCCGCTTCCAGGAAACCGGCGCCGAGCGCTGGAACCAGCATATCCGCTCCAAAGGACGCGAGGGAGCCATCTACCAGGGCCTGGACCGGCTCTTGCAGGCAGGGGCGGAAACGATCCGCCGGGACACGCCCCGGCACTGGCGCCGCAACAGCGGGTACCGCCTGGAACATCTGCTCGACAAAGCGGCCCGCAATCCGGCGCGTCTCCTGTGCGGCAGCGAGGGGACCCTCGCGATCACGAAAGAAATCGTGTTGCAGGTGGTCGAGCGTCCGAAGAGGTCGGCGCTCGGCGTGGTCCACTTCAACTCATTACGGGAAGCGCTAGAATCCGTAACGACCATTCTCGAAACAGATCCTTCGGCGGTTGAACTGTTTGACGGCATCGCCATCGAACAAACCCGGCGCGCACCGGGCTTTGCACCCCGCCTCACGTTCATCGAGGGAAATCCGGAGGCGGTGCTCATCACGGAATACTTCGGCGACAGCGAACAGCAGCTGACCGCCCGGCTGAACGACCTGAAGCGGGTGCTCGCACGAAGCAAAGCCGGCTACGCGGTCGTGCCGGCCCGCACGCCGGAAGAGATCGCCAATGTGTGGGCCGTGCGCAAGGAGGGTCTTGGCCTGATCATGGGGGTCGAAGGCGAACACAAGCCCATCGCCTTCATCGAGGACGCGTCCGTGCCGGTCGAGCATCTGGCGGAGTACGTGGCAGCGCTCATGCTGCTTCTGAAAGACACCCGAACCGTTCTGTACGCCCACGCCTCCGCCGGCACTCTGCACATCCGTCCGTTCATCAATACGAAGGACGCGGAAGACGTGGCGAAGATGCACGACATTGCGCAGGGATCGATGGAACTCGTGCGGCGGTTCGGCGGAACGGTCTCGTCCGAGCATGGCGACGGACTGGCCCGCAGCGAATTTCTCGAACCGCTCCTCGGATCGGAACTGTACCGCGTCTACGAGGAAACGAAAAATCTCTTCGATCCGCGCGGCCTGCTCAATCCGGGCAAGATCGTCGGGGCGCCCCCCATGACCGAAAACCTGCGAATGGGGCCGGAATACGAAACGCTTCCGATCATGGAACAGCTGGATTTTTCCGACCAGGGCGGGTTTGCCCGATCCATCGAGTTGTGCAACGGCAGCGGAGCGTGCCGCAAACTCGACACCGGCACCATGTGCCCCCCGTTCATGGTAACGCGAAACGAGGAGGACAATACGCGGGGACGGGCCAATGCACTGCGCGAGGCATTATCGGGCGGGCTTCCCCGGGAAGCGCTGACCGGAAAACGCATGTATGAGGTGATGGACTTATGCATTCAGTGCAAAGGATGCAAAACGGAATGCCCCTCGAACGTGGATATGGCCCGGATCAAGTCCGAGTGGCTCGGCATGTACTGGCAAAAACATGCTCCGTCGCTGCGTACGCGGCTTCTTGCGCACATGCCGCTGATGGCGCGGCGCATGAATGGAAGCGCAGCGCGCCTCGTCAACGGGTTGAACAGGCAGCGGGGCATCCGGCGGCTCCTCGAACGCACCATGGGGCTATCCCCGCATCGCACGCTGCCTTCCTTCGCCGCCGAGCCCTTTACGAAACGGTTTGCGAAACAGGAGACGAAAAACGCTCCTGCGGACGGCCCGCTCGTGCTTCTTTTCGTCGATACGTTCAATAACTGGAATCATCCCGAGACGGCGCAAGCGGCAGCGGAATTTCTGCGCCGCGCCGGCTTCGCCGTACGCGTCGCATCGGAAACGCTCTGCTGCGGACGCCCCCTGTTCACCAAGGGCTTCCTGAAGGAAGCGCGCAAACAGGTCCGGCAGGCCGTGGACGCCCTGTATCCATGGGCCGAACAGGGTATCCCCGTGGTCGGACTCGAACCGAGTTGTATCCTTACGTTCCGCGACGAAGCCCGGGCGCTCCTGCCCGGAGATGCCCGCGTAGACACCCTCGCCGGGCAAGTGTTTACCTTCGAGGAATTCGTAATCGGGAAGGCGGATTCTTTTACCGGAGCGGTGCAATGGACCGACGAAACCCGCGACGTGCTTCTGCACGAGCATTGCCACCAGAAGGCGCTTGCGGGAACGGCCGCAACCACGGCATGCCTTGGCCTGCCGCCGAACTACAAGGTGCACACCGTCGATTCAGGATGCTGCGGGATGGCCGGCGCATTCGGCTACGAGGCGGAACACTACGATCTGTCCATCGCCATGGCGGAGCGGCGTCTTGCGCCGGCTGTCCGGAAAACGCCGGAGGATACGCTGATCGCCGCTGCCGGCACATCGTGCCGCACCCAGATTTTCGATACTACAGGGCGAAAGACATTCCACCCGGCGGAAATTCTGCTGGATGCGCTCCGGTAA
- a CDS encoding M1 family metallopeptidase: MPYRFSFAPFFAAAGIMFLAGCAAPNLAGVAQTTHIEQVANRPIPWEITPPINYQQAVLQGTRSPTGEPGLNHWVQETDYVLNARVFPLSGVLDGSGTITYTNHSPATLAQLYMEITQNFHLPGVRRAEAAEVTGGMLVRRVVVQGEELPFDPFSEGPHYRISGTNMILTLPQPMAPGETVTIDIEWRFDIPRVGAGGRLGRDRDNLLFLAYWYPTMAVYDDVAGWHTEAFTGISEFYHGFADYDITVEIPEGWIVASTGELQNPEEVLAPHILNRAHAAWESDSVLQVIGPEDFGEAGTAMTDDGLLRWRFVAENVRDAAFSATKQSIWEAGRTSVGDRDGDGEEDFTRINTFYREEAPLWANVTEYQQHAIRYHSANTGFAYPWPHMTAVEGAEIIGGGMEYPMMTLMGDYNARGDSALYNVTAHELAHMWIPMIVSTNERQFSWIDEGFTTFHENDARMDYHPGLNHYLPDQQIYTTVARQRIEGAIMRHSGYHATPLAFTIASYMKPATMLAALRAVLGDEVFYEATRAFIADWAYKHPYPWDLFNTFEWVSGRDLDWFWRPWYYETWTLDQAIEAVQIEGGETTITVRDNGLAPMPVFLGIELESGEVIGRRIPVTSWLNGATTASFTLATDSPVVRVVIDPENLLPDVDISNNNWLRDEEAD; encoded by the coding sequence ATGCCCTATCGCTTCTCATTCGCTCCATTTTTTGCGGCAGCCGGTATCATGTTTCTTGCAGGGTGCGCGGCGCCCAACCTTGCCGGGGTGGCGCAAACGACCCATATCGAGCAGGTGGCGAATCGGCCCATCCCCTGGGAGATTACGCCTCCCATCAATTATCAGCAGGCTGTTCTTCAGGGAACGCGTTCCCCTACCGGAGAACCCGGCCTGAATCACTGGGTGCAGGAGACGGACTATGTGTTGAACGCCCGCGTTTTTCCCCTGTCCGGCGTGCTTGACGGGAGCGGCACGATCACCTACACGAACCATTCGCCTGCCACGCTTGCCCAGCTCTACATGGAGATCACGCAGAATTTTCATTTGCCCGGAGTGCGCCGCGCCGAAGCGGCGGAGGTCACCGGGGGCATGCTTGTCCGGCGCGTGGTCGTACAGGGAGAAGAACTGCCGTTCGATCCCTTTTCCGAAGGACCGCATTACCGGATCAGCGGGACCAATATGATTCTGACGCTGCCGCAGCCGATGGCGCCGGGAGAAACCGTGACGATCGATATCGAATGGCGCTTCGATATTCCGCGCGTCGGCGCCGGAGGACGCCTGGGGCGCGATCGGGATAATCTGCTCTTTCTCGCCTACTGGTATCCGACCATGGCTGTGTACGACGATGTGGCGGGTTGGCACACCGAGGCGTTTACGGGCATATCCGAATTTTACCACGGTTTCGCCGATTACGACATCACGGTCGAGATTCCCGAAGGGTGGATCGTGGCTTCGACCGGCGAATTGCAGAACCCTGAGGAGGTGCTGGCGCCGCACATCCTCAATCGTGCGCATGCGGCATGGGAGAGCGATAGCGTCCTGCAGGTAATCGGGCCGGAAGATTTCGGCGAGGCGGGTACGGCCATGACCGACGATGGTTTGCTGCGGTGGCGTTTTGTGGCTGAAAACGTCCGCGATGCCGCGTTCAGCGCGACAAAGCAGTCTATCTGGGAGGCAGGCCGCACATCCGTCGGGGACCGTGACGGGGATGGGGAAGAGGACTTTACAAGGATCAACACGTTCTATCGGGAAGAGGCGCCGCTTTGGGCGAACGTGACGGAATATCAGCAGCATGCGATCCGGTATCACTCCGCGAATACCGGCTTTGCCTATCCGTGGCCGCACATGACTGCCGTGGAAGGCGCGGAGATCATCGGCGGAGGGATGGAATATCCGATGATGACGCTGATGGGGGATTACAACGCGCGCGGCGACAGTGCATTGTACAACGTCACGGCGCATGAGTTGGCCCATATGTGGATTCCGATGATCGTGAGTACGAACGAGCGGCAATTCAGCTGGATAGACGAGGGATTCACGACCTTCCACGAGAACGATGCCCGTATGGACTATCACCCGGGCCTCAACCATTATCTCCCCGATCAGCAGATTTACACCACGGTAGCCCGGCAGCGTATCGAGGGAGCGATCATGCGGCATTCCGGCTATCACGCCACGCCGCTTGCTTTTACGATCGCTTCCTACATGAAGCCTGCCACGATGCTGGCCGCCTTGCGCGCGGTGCTGGGTGACGAGGTGTTTTACGAAGCCACCCGGGCGTTCATCGCCGACTGGGCGTACAAGCATCCGTACCCGTGGGACCTTTTCAATACGTTCGAGTGGGTTTCCGGGCGCGATCTGGACTGGTTCTGGCGGCCATGGTATTACGAAACCTGGACGCTTGACCAGGCTATTGAAGCAGTGCAGATAGAGGGGGGCGAAACGACCATTACGGTGCGTGACAACGGACTGGCGCCTATGCCGGTTTTCCTCGGTATCGAGTTGGAGTCCGGCGAAGTGATCGGGAGGCGGATTCCCGTTACGTCCTGGCTGAATGGCGCGACCACCGCTTCTTTTACGCTTGCCACGGACAGCCCTGTGGTGCGCGTCGTCATCGATCCGGAAAACCTGTTGCCGGACGTGGATATTTCAAACAATAACTGGCTCCGGGACGAAGAGGCCGATTGA
- a CDS encoding S41 family peptidase, whose product MSVSPKRFRIFPVAALLLAGVLLGLTISSVRIGEDTMAQLRKLEEAFLLINKQYVEPVDAATLAEEAITSMLDELDPHSVYVSAEDAQDMQERFQGSFGGIGIWFEISRNDEDLSDDTVRVMSVIGDGPSERAGLMAGDRIIRIDDSTAVGLSEDEVTSKLKGEIGTQVEVTIQRHGTRAPLEFTLTRDAIPLYTVDASYMVDTVTGYLRVSRFSQETYNEFIEHVRALKDEGMERLVLDLRSNTGGYMSEAIKIVDEMVPGRKTVVYTRGRRPETTSTYRTRRTGILEKEPVIVLVNAYSASASEIVAGALQDHDRALIVGQRTFGKGLVQHQFSLPDQSILQMTVARYYTPSGRLIQTPYKDGDQEDYYEEKFSSLEQATYRPGEYSDSIPDSLRFKTAHGRDVFGGGGILPDYIVKPDTTPALRAVLGRGFARSFARQWFRQNEQPVRERWRDREAEFASAFDVSEELWAAFVAHATDTDDSPTEASEEADSTRGVTADALHTHRETLEVYLRGRIAQELFGYKAWYGVYKEIDPELRAALGLWGLAEGLASWQESPPPETDRPANRR is encoded by the coding sequence ATGTCCGTTTCCCCAAAACGATTTCGGATTTTTCCCGTTGCGGCCCTTCTTCTGGCGGGCGTGCTTCTCGGGCTCACGATCAGTTCCGTACGTATCGGGGAGGACACCATGGCGCAACTTCGCAAACTCGAAGAGGCGTTTCTGCTCATCAACAAGCAGTATGTCGAACCTGTCGACGCGGCGACCCTGGCGGAAGAAGCCATTACGAGCATGCTGGACGAACTGGATCCGCATTCCGTCTATGTTTCCGCCGAAGATGCGCAGGATATGCAGGAGCGGTTTCAGGGCTCGTTCGGCGGTATCGGTATCTGGTTTGAAATTTCCCGTAACGACGAGGATCTGAGTGACGACACGGTACGGGTGATGTCGGTCATCGGGGACGGCCCCAGCGAAAGGGCCGGTTTGATGGCTGGAGACCGCATTATCCGCATTGACGATTCCACGGCGGTGGGCCTGTCGGAAGACGAGGTTACCTCGAAGTTGAAGGGAGAGATCGGAACGCAGGTAGAGGTCACTATCCAGCGGCATGGAACCCGTGCGCCGCTGGAATTCACGCTTACGCGGGATGCGATTCCGCTGTACACGGTGGATGCCTCGTACATGGTGGATACCGTGACGGGATACCTTCGCGTGTCGCGTTTTTCCCAGGAGACCTACAACGAGTTCATAGAGCATGTGCGGGCGTTGAAAGATGAGGGCATGGAGCGGCTGGTGCTGGACCTCCGGTCCAATACCGGCGGGTATATGAGCGAGGCCATAAAGATTGTCGACGAGATGGTGCCCGGGCGCAAGACCGTGGTCTATACCCGGGGCCGGCGGCCGGAAACCACCAGTACCTACCGGACGCGGCGCACCGGCATTCTCGAAAAGGAACCGGTTATCGTACTGGTGAACGCCTACTCGGCCTCGGCCAGCGAAATCGTGGCCGGCGCCCTGCAGGATCATGACCGCGCACTCATCGTGGGGCAACGCACGTTCGGCAAGGGACTCGTTCAACACCAGTTTTCCCTGCCCGACCAGAGTATTCTCCAAATGACGGTCGCGCGCTATTACACGCCTTCAGGGCGACTCATCCAGACCCCGTACAAGGACGGCGACCAGGAAGATTATTACGAAGAGAAGTTTTCTTCGCTGGAGCAGGCGACCTATCGTCCCGGCGAGTATTCGGACAGCATCCCCGATTCGCTGCGTTTCAAAACCGCTCATGGCCGCGACGTGTTCGGCGGGGGCGGCATTCTTCCCGATTACATTGTGAAGCCGGATACCACGCCGGCCCTGCGCGCGGTACTGGGACGTGGTTTCGCAAGGAGTTTTGCCCGGCAGTGGTTCCGGCAAAACGAACAGCCCGTACGGGAAAGATGGCGTGACCGGGAAGCGGAATTCGCCTCCGCGTTCGATGTGTCCGAAGAACTCTGGGCGGCTTTTGTAGCGCACGCCACCGATACCGATGATTCGCCGACGGAGGCTTCCGAAGAAGCGGACAGCACGCGGGGGGTTACGGCGGACGCATTGCATACGCATCGCGAGACACTGGAGGTGTATCTGCGCGGACGTATCGCCCAGGAGCTTTTCGGGTACAAGGCGTGGTATGGCGTCTATAAGGAAATCGATCCGGAACTGAGGGCGGCGCTGGGCTTGTGGGGCCTTGCCGAAGGACTTGCGTCCTGGCAGGAATCGCCCCCGCCGGAAACCGATCGTCCGGCAAATCGGCGATAG
- a CDS encoding LemA family protein, with the protein MRSKGTIALLLVLLIVLFGGCMGCNAYNGMVESEEIVEQSWANVETQYQRRADLIPNLVSTVRGAADFEQETLQAVTQARAEATSIRLTVDDLEDPARLREFEAAQSRLGGALGRLLAVSENYPQLRATESFRDLQAQLEGTENRINVARRDYNDSVRRYNTQVRRFPGAVFASIFGFGRRTPFEAEAGAEEAPTVDFSS; encoded by the coding sequence ATGCGCAGCAAAGGAACGATTGCCCTTCTTCTTGTTCTTCTTATCGTGCTCTTCGGCGGATGCATGGGATGCAATGCATACAATGGCATGGTCGAGAGCGAAGAGATCGTCGAGCAATCCTGGGCAAATGTCGAAACGCAGTACCAGCGACGCGCCGACCTGATTCCCAATCTGGTCAGCACCGTACGCGGGGCCGCCGACTTCGAGCAGGAAACGCTCCAGGCGGTAACGCAGGCGCGGGCCGAGGCCACTTCGATCCGGCTGACCGTGGACGATCTGGAAGACCCCGCCCGCCTGCGCGAGTTCGAAGCCGCGCAAAGCCGACTGGGCGGCGCGCTGGGCCGACTGCTTGCCGTTTCCGAGAATTATCCACAACTGCGCGCCACGGAATCTTTCCGGGATCTGCAGGCACAACTCGAAGGGACGGAGAACCGGATTAACGTGGCCCGGCGCGATTACAACGACTCGGTGCGCCGCTACAACACACAGGTACGCCGCTTTCCCGGCGCTGTGTTCGCCTCCATTTTCGGCTTCGGACGACGTACTCCCTTTGAGGCGGAAGCAGGAGCCGAAGAAGCGCCCACCGTCGACTTTTCCTCCTGA
- a CDS encoding TPM domain-containing protein: MLLLTGLFLAGLFPLGVAHAQGTVDVIPSTNRLVTDQADLLTSSEEQRLTAKLTAYEDTTSTQIVVVTIPSLEGVPAAEYALALGRSWGVGQAGQDNGVVILVARDDREVRIETGYGLEGAIPDAVAARIYRNVMVPYFREGRFYEGLSGAADLLIAAAAGEFTAEEAAPRRAGRPPIDPSALMGLFFLLWFIISSIRRRKGGNDGGKRYRRHGYGPHFIVWGGGFGGSGGGFGGGLGGGGLGGGFGGFGGGGFGGGGAGGGW, encoded by the coding sequence ATGCTGCTTCTTACGGGGTTGTTTCTGGCGGGGTTGTTCCCCCTCGGCGTAGCGCACGCCCAGGGGACCGTGGACGTGATTCCTTCCACGAACCGCCTTGTGACGGATCAGGCTGACCTGCTTACTTCTTCCGAAGAGCAAAGGTTGACCGCCAAGCTGACCGCGTACGAGGATACCACCTCCACACAGATCGTTGTCGTTACGATCCCGTCGCTCGAAGGCGTGCCTGCCGCAGAATATGCGCTGGCTCTGGGCCGTAGTTGGGGCGTAGGGCAGGCGGGGCAGGATAACGGCGTGGTGATCCTCGTGGCCCGTGACGACCGGGAAGTGCGTATCGAAACAGGTTATGGTCTCGAGGGCGCCATTCCCGATGCGGTGGCGGCCCGGATTTATCGCAACGTCATGGTGCCGTACTTCCGCGAGGGACGGTTCTACGAGGGACTTTCCGGCGCTGCGGACCTGCTGATCGCTGCCGCGGCCGGTGAATTTACCGCAGAAGAGGCCGCGCCAAGACGCGCCGGGAGACCCCCGATCGATCCCTCCGCGCTGATGGGATTGTTCTTCCTTTTATGGTTCATCATCTCGTCCATCCGCCGGCGCAAGGGAGGAAACGATGGAGGCAAGCGCTACCGGCGCCATGGGTACGGCCCCCATTTCATTGTCTGGGGAGGAGGATTCGGTGGAAGCGGCGGCGGATTTGGCGGCGGGCTGGGTGGAGGAGGCCTGGGAGGCGGCTTCGGCGGATTTGGCGGAGGAGGGTTCGGCGGCGGCGGCGCAGGAGGCGGATGGTAA
- a CDS encoding tetratricopeptide repeat protein, producing the protein MQADRLQALQAFHEEDPDDAFVRFALAQEYLKRGDIEEALRFFEGLVSEDPEYVGTWYHLGKLYQELGRREDAVRTYTQGIEVAGRQRDTHAQAELRDALMQIEGVGFDD; encoded by the coding sequence ATGCAGGCTGACCGGCTACAGGCGCTGCAAGCATTCCACGAAGAAGATCCCGACGATGCATTTGTCCGGTTCGCGCTGGCGCAGGAATATCTCAAGCGTGGAGACATCGAGGAGGCGCTTCGTTTTTTCGAGGGCCTCGTTTCCGAAGATCCCGAGTACGTGGGGACCTGGTACCATCTCGGGAAACTGTACCAGGAACTGGGCCGCAGGGAAGACGCCGTACGGACCTATACGCAAGGCATCGAGGTCGCGGGGCGGCAACGCGACACCCACGCGCAGGCCGAACTCCGGGACGCCCTGATGCAGATAGAAGGAGTGGGGTTCGACGACTGA
- a CDS encoding CPBP family intramembrane metalloprotease has translation MTGEAIYQPGVWNKYHNASRSATYGFLAALPLLILYEFLIVFANRSAVAQVRVSSEMWLKQLLLVVGDHGLTAFGIAVLLAGIAVFWYDRKKKVPFNPRYFLWMFLESTVYAVVIAVIVSGLVSVILPALAQSGPGEGLSMKLALSVGAGLYEELLFRVLLVGALFWVLRWFMGDRVLAYILAAVAGAFLFSLMHYIGPLGDAFRLNSFLFRMLFGLALNVLFLVRGFGIAAWTHALYDVMVMVVLDG, from the coding sequence ATGACCGGTGAAGCCATATACCAACCCGGCGTCTGGAACAAGTATCACAACGCCTCCCGCTCGGCCACCTACGGGTTTCTGGCCGCGCTCCCCCTGCTGATTCTGTACGAATTCCTGATCGTTTTTGCGAACCGCAGCGCCGTGGCGCAGGTGCGCGTTTCGTCCGAGATGTGGCTCAAGCAGTTGCTGCTGGTGGTAGGGGACCACGGTCTGACGGCCTTCGGGATTGCCGTCCTGCTCGCCGGGATCGCCGTATTCTGGTACGACCGCAAGAAAAAGGTGCCCTTCAATCCCCGGTATTTCCTGTGGATGTTCCTCGAAAGTACGGTGTATGCGGTAGTGATCGCAGTCATCGTTTCCGGACTGGTCTCCGTGATCCTGCCGGCCCTGGCGCAATCCGGACCCGGGGAGGGACTCTCCATGAAACTGGCGCTTTCGGTCGGGGCGGGCCTGTACGAGGAGTTGCTGTTTCGCGTACTGCTGGTGGGCGCCTTATTCTGGGTGCTGCGCTGGTTCATGGGAGACCGGGTACTGGCCTATATTCTGGCCGCGGTCGCCGGGGCCTTTCTTTTCAGCCTGATGCACTACATCGGGCCTCTGGGCGATGCGTTCCGCCTGAACTCGTTCCTTTTCCGGATGCTTTTCGGGCTGGCGCTGAACGTCCTGTTCCTCGTGCGGGGGTTCGGCATCGCCGCCTGGACGCACGCCCTCTACGATGTGATGGTCATGGTCGTGCTGGACGGGTAG
- a CDS encoding GTP-binding protein, whose translation MPLNQETSFNHSRLPVTVLSGFLGAGKTTLLNQVLNNREGRRVAVIVNDMSEVNIDAALIERGGAELSRTEEKLVEMSNGCICCTLRDDLLAEVSQLAREKRFDYLLIESTGISEPIPVAQTFTFEDENGVSLSQVSRLDTMVTVVDTASFLRDYNAAEALQDRGESLGEEDERTVTDLLIDQIEFADVIVLNKLDLASNDQALEVEAIVKALNPGAEILGTTHGQVPLERVLDTGLFDYEKAASSAGWIRELQGEHTPETEEYGISSFTYRTPQPFDAEKLWAFLHDDENWRGVLRSKGFFWVAADHRVAYEWAQAGGVSNVNPVGMWWAAVPREHWRYPAGQRPDQRPGWHPRFGDRAQQLVFIGQQMNEAAMRARLDACLLDERLAAADSKAWAVLPNPFPELHTEGEAV comes from the coding sequence ATGCCCCTGAACCAAGAGACCAGTTTCAACCATTCACGCCTCCCCGTCACCGTCTTGTCGGGCTTCCTCGGAGCGGGAAAGACCACACTCCTCAACCAGGTACTCAACAACCGGGAGGGCCGTCGCGTCGCGGTGATCGTGAACGACATGAGCGAGGTCAACATCGACGCGGCGCTCATTGAGCGCGGCGGCGCGGAACTCTCGCGGACTGAGGAGAAGCTGGTCGAGATGTCGAACGGCTGCATCTGCTGCACACTGCGAGACGACCTGCTCGCCGAGGTCTCCCAACTCGCGCGGGAGAAACGCTTCGACTATCTGCTCATCGAGTCCACGGGGATTTCGGAGCCCATTCCCGTCGCACAGACCTTCACCTTCGAGGACGAGAACGGTGTGAGCCTGAGTCAGGTCTCGCGCCTCGACACGATGGTCACGGTCGTGGACACGGCGAGTTTCCTGCGGGACTACAACGCCGCCGAAGCACTCCAGGACCGCGGCGAATCGTTGGGCGAGGAAGATGAGCGGACGGTGACCGACTTGCTGATCGACCAGATCGAGTTCGCGGACGTCATCGTGCTCAACAAGCTCGACCTCGCGAGCAACGATCAGGCTCTCGAAGTCGAGGCCATCGTGAAGGCGCTCAACCCCGGCGCGGAGATTCTCGGGACAACGCACGGACAGGTCCCGCTCGAACGCGTGCTCGACACGGGCCTGTTCGACTACGAGAAGGCGGCGAGCTCCGCCGGCTGGATTCGAGAACTGCAGGGCGAGCACACGCCGGAGACCGAAGAGTACGGGATATCGAGCTTCACCTACCGCACGCCGCAGCCCTTCGACGCCGAGAAGCTGTGGGCGTTTTTGCACGACGACGAGAACTGGCGCGGCGTGCTCCGCTCGAAGGGCTTCTTCTGGGTCGCCGCTGACCATCGGGTCGCCTACGAGTGGGCTCAAGCCGGTGGCGTCAGCAACGTGAACCCCGTCGGGATGTGGTGGGCGGCCGTGCCTCGCGAACACTGGAGGTATCCTGCTGGTCAGCGACCTGATCAGCGGCCGGGCTGGCATCCCCGCTTCGGCGATCGCGCACAGCAGCTCGTCTTCATCGGCCAGCAGATGAACGAGGCGGCGATGCGCGCTCGCCTAGACGCGTGCCTGCTCGACGAGCGCCTCGCCGCCGCTGACAGCAAAGCCTGGGCAGTGCTCCCGAACCCGTTCCCAGAGCTTCACACGGAGGGAGAGGCAGTATGA
- a CDS encoding type II toxin-antitoxin system RelE/ParE family toxin: protein MFDIRHYTTEDARDPVQSWLDDLRDQEARHRISSRIGRLQRGILGDSRAVGGAIRELRIHYGPGYRVYFAMMDKEVILLLCGGDKKTQRADIALAQKRLRDWKSKHRETKP from the coding sequence ATGTTCGATATCCGGCATTACACCACCGAAGACGCCCGCGATCCGGTGCAGAGCTGGCTGGACGATCTGCGAGATCAGGAAGCAAGACACCGAATTTCATCAAGGATTGGTCGCCTCCAAAGAGGTATTCTTGGCGACTCCAGAGCCGTAGGAGGTGCAATACGGGAACTGCGGATTCATTATGGCCCCGGATACCGGGTATATTTCGCTATGATGGATAAAGAAGTAATCCTTCTTCTGTGCGGCGGCGACAAGAAAACGCAGCGCGCCGACATCGCCCTGGCGCAGAAACGGCTCAGGGACTGGAAATCGAAACATCGAGAAACCAAACCATAA